From the Acidimicrobiales bacterium genome, the window GAGCACGCTGTCGGCGATGCGATCCTCGCACGTCGCGATGTCCCACCAGCTGATCTGGAGTTGCTTGGCGCGGCGGAAGTACAGCTGGATGTCGTATTCGAGCGTGAACCCGACACCGCCGAAGACCTGCTGGGCCATGGCGGTGAGGTCGCGATACACCGTGCCGGTGAACAGTTTCGCCATCGGGGCGAGACGACTGATGTCGGCGCCGCGGGACTGCGCCCAGGCTGCTTCGTAGACGAGGATCTTGCCGCCGTCGAGTTCGGTACGGGCATCGGCGAGGTTGTGGGAGATCGCCTGGAACTCGGCAAGGGCCTTGTCGAACTGCTCGCGGTCCTTCGAGTACTGCGCTGTGATCTCGAGGGCGTAGTCGGCGCCGCCCATGGCCTGGGCCGATGCCAGGATGACGGCTTCGAGCATGACGTCGTCCCAGGTCGCCCAGCCCGATCCGGCGGCGCCGATGCGGTTGGCGACCGGTACCCGGACGTCGGCGAACTCGACGCGGTACTGCGTGTCGGAGGAGATCGACATCCGTTGCTCGAGGGTGACGCCGGGGGTCGCGGTGGGCACCAGGAAGAGGTCGACATCGGTCGGGGCATCGCCGGTGCGGGCGAGCACGAGCAGCTGATCCGCCGCCGCGGCGAAATAGACGTGCATCTTCGAGCCGTTGAGCACGACGTCATCGCCGTCGATGGTCGCCGTGGCCTGCACGCCCTTCGGCGAGTAACCGTTCTCGGGCTCGAGCCAGGCCGGGGTGATGATGGTCTCGCCGCCGGCCAGACCGGGAAGGAGCGCCGCCTTCTGTTCGTCGCTGCCGCCCGCGAGGATCGCCCCCGCACTGAGCACGCAGCTGACGAAGTGTGGGACCGGGGCCAGCGAGCGTCCGAGCTCTTCGTAGACGACCACGCCCTCGATGAGGCTCATACCGGATCCGCCGAACTCCTCGGGGAGCATCAGCCCGGTGATGCCGAGTTCGCCGAGCTGCTCCCACAGTTCACGGGCGATGCCGTCGGGATCGTCCTCCAGCTCGCGGACCTTCTCGAGCGGCGACAACTGGGCGCACACGCCGCGCACCATGTCGCGCAGCATGTCCTGTTCTTCGGAGAAATCGAGGTTCAGCATCTAAGGGGTCCAGTTCTGGCCCTTGCGGGCCCACGGGTTGTCGGTTTCGTCGGTCGGGATGGCCACTCGGGCGGTGCACGTGCAGCACAGCCGCTCGGCCTCGCCGGGATTCTCCACGGCGACGGTGATGTCGAGGTCGGCCCAGGCGCAGCCGGCATCGTCGGCGCTCACCGCGGTGACCGCGCCGCGAAAGACCATGCGGTCGTCGGGGAACACGGAGTCGCGCATCCGGAAGGTCATCCGGCCGATGCGACCGCGGGGTCCGGTCCAGTCGGTGATGAAGCGTTCGAACCAGGCGGCCAGGTTCGGTGTGTTGAGGAAGATGTCCTGCGTTCCGTTGCGCTCGGTGGCGAACTTGTAGTCGTGGTGCATCGGTCGCCAGTCGCGGCTCGCCAGGGCGCCCAACACGACGGTGGTGGCCGTCACGTCGTAGGCGAGCTCGGGGAGCGTCTGGCCGACTGCGACCTGGTCGATGGTGCGCGTCACTGGCCCGCCTCCTCGTGGCGTCGGTACCCGAACCCGGTGTAGCTCTCGATACCGACCAGCACACCGTCCTGGTTGGTGTAGACGATGTCGATCGACCAGAAGCGGCCGGTGCCGAGTTTCGTGGTCTTCGGCTCGCTCACGGAGCGCAGCACCTGGTGGTGGGAGATGACGTCGCCCGGCCGCACCGGTTCGTGAAGGATGAGCGTGTTGTCGCTCATGATGGCCTCGGGAAGGTCGAGCATCGCCTTGAGGTCGAAGTGGACCTTCAGCGCGACCTGCTCTTCCTCGGCACCGGGCTCCCAACGATGGGGTCGCATCCAGAGCGAGAGCGTGGTGGGGGGCACGGTCATGCCGTCGGTCAGCTCATCGGCGACGGCGGGATCCCAGTACAGCGGGTTGCCGTTCTCGGTGGCGGACAGCGTGTTGTAGCTGTAGCCGAGCTCGACCGGGAAGCTGGCCGTGACCGGGTACTGGGGCGTGTCGATCAGCTCCGCGATCGCGGCGGGAAGATCGCTCATGCGATGACTCCGTTCTGCAACAGTTCGTCGATGGCCGCCGGCTCGTAGCCGGCCTGGGCCAGGAGTTCGGCGGTGTCGGTGGCGGCGCCGTCGCGCACCGGGTAGGGCCCGTCGGGTTGGGTGGTGCCGGCCCAGACCGGGCCGGTCTGGCGGAAGACGCCCTCGGTCGCGTGCTCGGCCTCGACGACCATGCCGCGGGCAACGTACTGGGCGTCGTCGACCGCTTCGGCAACGGTGTTGACCGGTGCCACACAGCAGTCGGCCGGGCCGAGGCGGTCGGCCCACTCGTCGCGGGTCTTCGTGGCGAAGACGGCGGCGAACGCGGCGCGGATCTCGTCCTGGAGCGCATCCTCCATCTGGGCATCGTCGTACTGCTCCAGACCGAGCTCTCGGCAGAGGTTGCGCCAGAACGCCGGTTCGATCGCGCCCACGGAAAGATGGCGACCGTCGGCGCAGGTGTAGATCTCGTAGCAGGCGTAACGCCCGGTGAGGATGTAGTGGCCGGGGCCGGGCTCGGTGCCGGTGGCCAGGTACTCGTCGACATAGAGCGACATCAACCCGAAGGCACCGTCGGCGATGGAGACGTCGAGGAGTTCGCCCACGCCGGTGCGCTCACGGCGTAGCAGGGCCGCCATGATCGCCATCACGGCGTGCATGCCGCCGGCGGCGATGTCGGCGACAGTGGCGCCCGGCAGGGGAGGGGAGCCGTCGGCCCGCCGGCCGGTGCAGTCGAGATAGCCCGAGACGGCGAGATAGTTGACGTCGTGGCCGGCCCACCCTGACTGGGGCCCGCTCTGGCCGAAACCGCTGGTCGAGCAGTAGACGATCTTCTCGTTGACGGCGCGGGTGGCTTCGTAGCCGATTCCGAGACGGTCGACGACGCCGGGTCGGAAGCTCTCCAACACCACGTCGGCGTCTCTCGCGAGGGCCAGGTACGCCTCGCGGCCCGCTTCGGCCTTGAGGTCGAGCAGTCCCCGCCGCATGAGTCGGTGGCCGCTGTAGGCGTAGTAGGGCGGGACGATCTGCTTGGCGCCGTCCTTCGGGGTCGGGCCGAGCTTGACGACCTCCGCCCCGTAGTCCGACAGCATGCGTGACGCGCGGGCGCCGGGGCCGACCGACGCGAAGTCGAGGACGCGGATGCCGTCGAGGGCGGGAGTCGTCATGGCCAGAACTGTGCCGTCGGTCTCAGAAGTTCTTCGGCAGGCCCATGGCCCGGCGGGCGATGATGTTCTTCTGGATCTCCGAGGAGCCGCCGCCGATGGTGTCGATCACCGTGTAGCGGTAGGTCGACTCGGAACGGCCCTTCATCGGGGCGTCCTCGGTCTTGACCCGCAGCTGTGAGCCGGGGCCGCCGATGTCCATCGCCGCGTCGGCGAGGCGCTTCGAGAGTTCGGTCGCGAAGAGCTTGTACTCGGATGCCTCGACCGTCGGCGGCTGGTAGGGCTTGCCCGCCTTCACCAGGTACTCGACCTTGACGGCCTCGGCCACGAACTTGAGACCCATGACGCGGGCGACCTCGGCTTCGGTGTGGAGCCGGGCGAGTCGGGCGCGCACCTTGGGGTCGTCGCGGAGGGGTTCGCCGTCTCTCACTGCGGTCTTCACGTAGTCGGTGAGGAGCTCGAGCCGCTGGAGGATCGGCGACATCGTGAACATCGTGAAGCGTTCGAGATCGAGGGCCTGGCTGATGTAGCGAAAGCCGTAGTTGACCTGACCGACCACATAGTCGTCCGACACGAACACGTCGTCGAACCAGACCTCGTTGGTCCGCTCGTCGCCCATCGTCCAGATCCCGTTGATGGTGATGCCCTCTTGATCGAGGGGCACGAGCATGAGCGTGATGCCCATGTGCTTGTTGTCGGGATCGGTGCGGGCGCCCACCCAGTACCACTCGGCGAAGTGGGCCGACGTCGTCCAGGTCTTCTGGCCGTTGAGCAGCCAGCCGTCTTCACCGGCATCGCTGGTGACCCGTTCGGCCTTGAGTCGCATGGACGCGGCGTCGGACCCGGCGTTGGGTTCGGAGTAGCCGACGGCGAACTCGACGTCGTTCTCCAGGATCTTCGGCAGGAACTCGTCCTTCAGCTTCTGCGAGCCGTGGGCGATCAGCGTCTTGCCGATGATGCCGACGCCCTTGCCGATCTGGGGGCCGCCGCGGCCGGCCAGCTGCTCGTTGAGGATGTATTCGTAGACGCCTTCACCGTCGGTGCCGCCGTACTCCTCGGGCCACGTGATGCCCAACCAGCCCTTGTGCCCGAGCGACTTCATGAACGCCCGCCGCTTCGGGGTGTCGACGATCTGCGCCATGTTCTCCCTGGTCACGTCGAAGACGTCGGGATCGTCGTTGGCGTCGAGGAACTCCTTCACGTCGATCGCGAACTGCTGTTGTTCAGGAGTGAACTCGAAATCCATGCGAAGCCTCTGGTCGGATCTGACGGACCGTCAGATCGTAGACCCCCGCATTTCTGACGGCGAAGTCGCGCAATCCGCGACTCCGGGATCACAGAAGCCGGGTGGGGTGGGGTGGGGGTGGGGGTGGGGTGGGGGTGGGGTGGGGGTGGGGTGGGGTCAGGTGGTGATGCCGGCGGCGCGCAGGGCCGCGAGGCGGTCGGCGTCGAGGCCGAGCTCTTCTGCGAGCACCTCGTCGGTGTGCTCGCCGAGCCAGGGGACGCGGGTCTCCGGGCCCTCCTGGGTGCGCGACATCTTGACCGGGTTGCCAGGCACGAGCACCGGATCGCCGCCGTCGTCGCGGGGCATCTCGACGAGCATGTGGCGCACGGCGACGTGTTCGTCCTCGACGATCTCCCTGCTCGAGTTCGATTCACCGGCGGCGATCCCCTCACCCGACAGGATCGCCACTGCCTCCCGATTCGACTTGTCGGCCGCCCAGCGTTCCACGCCGGGGCGGATGACCGTGTCGAAATGCTCCGCCCAGCCGGCGCGGCTGGCGAAGCGGGGGTCGGACAGCCATTCGGCGTTGCCGGTCAGTTCGGCGACCTTCTCGAAATGGTGTTCGCGCACGATCTGGAGCACGAAGTTGCCTTCGCCGGCCTCGAACGTCTCCACGATGCCGACCCCCGACGACGCTTCGTCGGGAATCCCCATCGAGTAGAAGTTGCTGACGATGTCGGTCATGGCCATGGTCGCATCGAGCATTGCGATGTCGATGTACTGGCCGTGTCCGGTCATGTCGCGATGGCGCAATGCGGCGAGGATCCCGATCACACCGAACAGCGCGCTGCTGATGTCGCCCAGCGCGCCGACGGGATTGGCCATCGGTCGACGGCCGGGTCGGCGCTTGTACTCGTAGATGCCCGACATGCCCTCGACGACGGCGGCATAGGCGGCGCGGTGCATGTAGGGCGACGCCGGGTCGTTGCCGAAACCCGACACCGACAGATACACGACCTCGGGATGACGAGCCGAGACGGCCTCGTAGCCGATACCGAGCCGGTCGGCGGTACCGGCCTTGAAGTTCTCGCACACGATGTCGAACCTGGGGGCGAGGTCGAGGAAGAGTTCCACTCCCTCGGGTGCCTTCAGATCGATGGCGACACTTCGCTTGTTGAAGTTGTTGCGCAGGAACGTGGCGCCGACCTTGCGACCCTGAGGGTCCTCGATGAACGGTACCGATCCGCGGCCGCTGTCGCCCGTGGTCGGATGTTCGACCTTCACGACGTCGGCGCCGAGTCGAGCGAGGAGCTGTGTGGCGTAGGGGAGCGCGGCCATCTGCTCGGCGGCGAGGATGCGCACACCCGCGAGCGGCTGGGGCTGACCTGGGTCTTGCGGGTTCACGATGTCTCCGAGGCGCATGGGATCAGTCTGGACGCAACCGGCGTGTGCGTGCACACCGAGCGGCGGCACCGCTACCGTGCTGGCTCGATGGACATCGGGGGAGAGGCCTACCGCCACCGTGGTGGGGTCCATGCGATTCCGGTGGCCGACGTCGCCGGGACGCTGGTCCTGTGCGGCCTCGACGCGATCGGCCCGGATCCAGCCGGCCTGCTGGCCGTCGTCCGCGGTGACGTCGCCGTCTGCCTGCAGACCGACGACGAACTGCTGCGCCGCTACCCCGACTATCCGGAGTGGTTGGCGTCGCCCGATCCGCACGAGGCGTTGCGCCTGCCGACGCTGGATCACATGGTGGCCGACGACGAGGCGGTGATCGATCTCGTGATCGACATCCATCGCCGACTCGGAGCTGGCCAGCGGGTGGTGGTGCACTGCGGCGCGGGTTGGGGTCGGGCCGGGGTCATCGCAACCCTCGTGATGTGCACCGCCGGTGCCGAGGTCGCCACTGCGCTGCGCGACCTTCGCGCCGCCCGACCCGCCGCAGGGCCCCAATCGGCGGATCAGGACTCTCAGGTCGAACGGCTGGCCGTCCGCCTGCGCACTCCCGACGGTCGGCGCTGATCAGGCGTCGCCGTAGCGGGCGATGTCGCCGACCACCGCAGTGAAGCGTTCGAGCACCTCGCCGGGTTCGGCGTGCCGTCCGGTCTCGGCCTTCGAATAGATCAGCTCACCGTCGACCACGACGTCGTAGACGCCCTTCGTGCCGGTGCGCAGGGTCAACGAGTCGATGACGTGCTGGTAGTTCGAGAGAAGATCGGCGGCCGCGCGCACGGCGCGGCTCGAATAGTCTCAAGGGACGCAGTAGGTGATCTCGATCGTGTGGGCCATGCTCCGAGGCTACCCGCGCTCACCAGACCGCGATCGGAGCGAACGTCGCCCCCAGCGCGGCCACGAAGGCCGACGGCGCAACGCCGACCTCGAGCCCGCGTCGTCCGCCGCTGCAGTGCACGATCTCCAGCGCGGTCGCCCACTCGTCCACGAAGGTCGCCGACGGCTGCTTCTGGCCGAACGGGCTGATGCCCCCGATGACGTAGCCGGTGCGCCGTTCGGCGACTGCGGGTTCGGTCATCACGGCCTTCTTCGCGCCGGCCGCCGCGGCGATCGCCTTGAGGTCGAGCCGCGCCCCGACCGGGACGATGCCGACCGCGTGCGTTCCGTCGTCGAGCGTGACGAGGAGCGTCTTGAAGACCGAGGTTGCATCGACGCCGAGCGCTTCGGCCGCTTCTGCTCCGTACGACGGGTGAGCAGGATCGTGCTCGTACTCGTCGATCGAGTGGGCGATGCCGAGACTGCGCAGCAGGTCGATCGCGGGCGTCATCTCCTCATGGTGCCAAGCGATCGTGCCAAGTGGGTTGCTCCAGTGTTAGAAAACTCTTCGCTCGACCCCCGACCAACAGGAGCACGACATGGCCGAGATCACCCTCGGAGGCAACCCGATCCACACCAACGGCGATCTGCCGGCGGTGGGGAGCCCGGCACCCGCCTACACACTGACCAAGGCCGACTTCAGCACGGTCTCGTCGGCCGATCTGGCCGGTCAGCAGGTGATCCTCAACATCTTCCCGTCGATCGACACCGGCGTGTGCGCGACGAGTGTTCGCACCTTCAACGAGCGCGCCGCCGGGCTCGACGCGACCGTGCTGTGCGTGTCGGCCGACCTCCCGCCGGCGGCAGGACGCTTCTGCGGCGCCGAGGGCATCGACAACGTTTCGACCGGTTCGACGTTCAAGAACCCCGAGGTGCTCGACGCCTTCGGTGTGCGCATGACCGACGGCAAGCTCGAGGGTTTGGCTGCCCGGGCAGTGGTCGTGATCGGTGCCGACGGCAACGTCGCCCATGCCGAGCTCGTCCCCGAGATCGCCCAGGAACCCGACTACGACGCGGCGATCAGCGCCCTCTCGTAGGGACCCGGGCCGTTCTCCCCACTCATTCCGGGGTCGGAGCGGCCGATACCAGAGGGGTATGAGCGCCCCTCCGAGGACCTCTGCGACCGGCGGGTCCGCCGAGTCGCAGGCCGCGTCGCTGGACGAACGCGCCTGGACGGCCCGCCCGGGGTTGGCACGCCTGTTGCGGTTCGTGATGTTCGTCGGGCCGATGGTGGGCGGATTCGTGGCCGTCGGGGCAGCAATGCGCATCGTCGATCGGCCCGACGGACTCGTGCCCTCTTCGGTCTGGCTGGTGCTTCTGATCGGGGTGTCGGCGGCGGGTGCCCACGTCGTCCAGACGATGACCATGCGGTTGGCGCCGCTGACGACGCTGTTCAAGTTGTCGCTCGTCTTCCCCGACGAAGCGCCGTCACGGTTCTCGGTCGCGCTTCGAGGTGGGACCTCACGCCGGCTGCAGGAGCGAACGACGTCGGCGGGACCGGAGCAGGTCGCCGCGGAGCACCTGCTGGCGCTGGTCGCCGATCTCGCCGGCCACGACCGATCGACTCGTGGTCACTCGGAACGGGTTCGGGCCTACTCCGTGATGTTGGGCGAACAGATCGGCCTCTCCAAGGCCGACCTCGACAAGCTGAACTGGGCGGCGCTCATCCACGACGTCGGGAAGCTCCACGTTCCCCCGGAGATCCTGAACAAGCCGGGACGGCCCACCGACGACGAATGGACGCTCCTGCGTGGCCATCCGGGCGCTGCCGCGCAACACGTCGAGGCGCTTCGTCCGTGGCTCGGCGATTGGGTCGATGCGGCGATGCAGCATCACGAGCGCGTTGACGGCGGCGGGTATCCCGCGGGATTGCGAGGCGAGGAGATCAGCCTGGCCGGGCGGCTCGTGGCGATCGCCGACGCGTTCGACGTGATGACGGCGCCACGGTCCTACAAGGTGCCGCTGCCGCACGAGCAGGCGCGGGCCGAACTCCTCCGGTGCGCCGGTAGCCAGTTCGATCCGGTGCTGGTCCGTTCCTTCCTGCGAATCTCGCTGGGTCGTACTCGATGGACCGCGGGTCCGCTGGGCTGGCTCTCCCATTTCCCCGAGATCGTCCGGACGCCGCTCGTCGCCGCGGCGTCGACGGGTCAGGTCGCCGTTGCCGCCGCGGCTGTGACGGTTGCCGCTGCGACCGGCGTGGTGCCGTCCTCGTCCCCGGCGCCCTCGCAGCCGGCGGCGGAACGCGTCGTCGAGGAGTCCCTCGCCATCGATTCGGCGATGCCCTCGGACGAGGGTCGACCGGTTGGGGTGGTGACGACGACATCGATCGAGTCGTCGGAGGCCCCAGACGCGATCCAGCCCGAGGTGGACGTGGACGACGCTGCGTCGGTGCCGGCGACCACCGAATCGACACCGTCGTCCGGCCCGGTCGATACCCCGGACGAATCGACCACGACGCTGCCCGGTTCGTCGACCACCACCCCGACGACCACCACCACCACGACCACCACGACCACCACGACCACCACGACCACCACGACCACCACGACCACGACCGCGCCGATGGTGCTCGCGGCGGACGACGCCTATGCGATCACCAAGATCACGACGACGCTGCGCGTGCTGGACAACGACGACTTCGGGTCGGGAAGCGCCGACGTCTTGACGCTCGAGGTCAGTGGAGGGGTCCACCACGGTGTTGTCACCGTCGTCGGCCGCAACCTCATGTATGTCGTCAATGACGGTGAGACGACCGGTCTCGAGTCGTTCTCCTACTCGATCTGCGCCGTCGGGGGTGGCTGCGACACCGCGGCGGTGACCCTCACGGTCGACCTCGACTGAGGCGACACGAGTCGGCTAGAGCGAGCCGCTGCGCAGGATTCGGTCGGCGGTCTCGATGAGGCTGTCGACGGCGTCGAGCGCGTCCGCGTTGGCCGTGCCCTCCTGATCGCCCATCGCTCCCGCAGCGAAGCGGACGCGCACGCCCTCGCTGATGGCGGCCAGGCGCCAGTGCTGGAACGCGACGTACCAGGGCAGGTCGGACACATCGCGGTCGGAGTGCTGCGCGTAGCGCTCGAGCATTTCGACCCGGGTGCCGAAGCCGTCGGCCCTCGTGGGGACATCGGCGATCCGGCCCCGAGCGGCCGGGTCGTCGCCCCACCACATCGCCATACCGGCGACGTCGGCCAGCACGTCGCCGAGCGTGCACAGCTCCCAGTCGAGCACGGCGGCGACCGTGCCATCGTCGGCCATCATGCAATTGTCCAGGCGATAGTCGCCGTGGACGATGCCGGCACCCTGCTGCGGCGGAATGGCGGCGACGAAGCGGTCGTGGAGATCCTGGAACAGCGGCATGTCGCGATCGGATCCCTCGTCGACCTGTCGCTTCCAGCGTCGTAGCTGGCGGGCGCAATAGTCCTCCTTGCGGCCGAGGTCGCCGAGCCCGATCTCGTCGGGATCGATCGCGTGCAATGCGGCGAGCGTGTCGGTCAGCGAGTTCGTCATCACCGGCCGCAGCGCAGGATCGACCGCCTCGCCGTCGGCGCGGTCGAAGATGATCCGCCCGTCGACGAAGTCCATCACGTAGAAGTCGGCGCCGATGACGGCCTCGTCCTGGCAGAGGCCGACGAGCGACGGGACGGGCACGGCGGTGTCCTGGAGCGCGGCCATGATCCGATGCTCGCGGGCCATGTCGTGGGCGCTGGCGAGTACGTGTCCCGTCGGCGGACGACGGAGGACGAGTCGGGTTCCGGCGGCGTCGACGACCCGGAAGGTCAGATTGGAGGCGCCACCGGTGATCAGCTCGAAGCCGAGTGGCACGACGAGATCGGGCCTGCGCTCGAGAATCCAGTCGGTGACCGGTCCCGGGTCGATGCCTCTGGGTGCGTTCATCGGTGCGTCAGGCCTTCGGGCTCAGCGCTTCCAGCAGCCGCCAGTCGGGCTGGCTGCGATCCTCGGTGTTGACGGGTTGGATGCAGACGTGCGTCGCGCCCGCGTCGTAGTGGGCCTGGATGCGCTCGGCGATCGCACTCTCGTCGCCCCAGGCCATGACGGCATCGAGGAAGCGGGGCGCACGCGATTCGATCTCGTCCTCGGTGAAGCCCAGCCGGAGCCAGTTGTTGCGATAGTTCGGGAGGGTGGCATACATGCCGAGCTGCTCTCGAGTCGCCTCGTGGGCGACGTCGGCGTCGGTGGTGAGCACGCACTTCTGTTCGACACACAGCAGCGCGTCGGGCCCCATGATCTCGCGGGCCTGGGCGGTGTGTTCGGGCGTCGTCCAGTAGGGGTGGGCGCCGGCGGTCTTCTCCGCAGCCATCGCGAGCATCTTCGGCCCGAGCGCGGCGAGCACGACGAGTGGTTCTTCGGCCGGTGGGATGGCCGAGTAGAGCGACGCATTCATCGCGTCGAGATAGGTGCGCATGGTCGACAGCGGCTTCTCGTAGGGCAGCTGCCGCAGCCCCTCGACCATCGGTGCGTGGGACACGCCGAGGCCCAGCACGAAGCGGCCCCCCGACAACTCGGCGAGGCTCATGGCCCCCTGCTTCATCATCCCCGGATGGCGCATGTGGATGTTGGCGATGCCGGTGGCGACGATCAGCTCGGTCGTCGCATCGAGCAGGGTGGCCGCGTTGACGAACGGATCCCGGCCGAGCGTGTCGGGGATCCAGAGGGCGGAGTAGCCCAGCGATTCGATCCGCGCGGCGGTTTCGCGGCTCTGCTCGGTCGTGAGCATGTCGGTGAAGTACCACACGCCGGTGGCGGAGAGCTTGTCGATGACGGTCGCGTTGGGAGTAGACACGCGGCCACCGTAGCCCGATGGCTTCTGGCGACCGAAGCCCGAACAGTGGCAACGTGGGATCCATGAGGGAACGGGTGGATGTGGTCGTCGTCGGCGCCGGGTTCGCGGGGCTCTACATGCTGCACGCGGCGAAGGAGGCCGGCTTCTCGGCCCGGGTGTTCGAGGCCGGGAGCGGAGTCGGCGGCACCTGGTTCTGGAACCGCTATCCCGGGGCCCGCTGCGACGTCCCGTCGCTCGAGTACTCGTTCGGTTTCGACGAGGCGCTCCAGCAGGAGTGGGAATGGACCGAGCGCTATCCGACCCAGCCGGAGATACTCCGCTACATCGAGCACGTGGCCGACCGGTTCGGGCTGCGCGACGGCATCACGTTCGACACGCGGGTGACGGCGGCGCACTTCGACGAGGCCGACGCGACGTGGACCGTCACGACCGATGGCGGCGAGTCGGTGACGTCTCGATTCGTGGTGATGGCCACCGGTTGCCTTTCGGCGGCCAACATCCCCGACATCGCCGGGCGCGACGACTTCGCCGGCGACACCTACCACACCGGGCACTGGCCGCCGGAGGGAGTCGATTTCACCGGCCGCCGCGTCGCCGTGATCGGGACGGGCTCGTCGGGAGTGCAGTCGATCCCGGTCATCGCCGCCGAGGCCGCCCACGTCACCGTCTTCCAACGCACCCCGGCCTACGCCGTGCCCGCCCACAACCGGCTGCTCGACCCTGCCGAGGTCGAACGGGTGAAGGCGGACTATCCGAACTGGCGCAACGCCGCTCGCGAAACCACGACAGGCTTCGGCGGCCACTTTCGCGACGACGATCCCGTGAGTGCGTTCGACGTCGACGACGCCCGCCGGGCCGAGATCTACGAGCAACGGTGGGAGTTCGGAGGACTGACGTTTCTGGGTGCGTTCAGCGATCTGCTCTTCTCGCCCGAGGCCAACGACACGGCGGCGGCCTTCGTGCGGGGGAAGATCGCCGAGATCGTGGAGGACCCGGAGCTCGCCGCCCGG encodes:
- a CDS encoding MaoC family dehydratase N-terminal domain-containing protein — protein: MSDLPAAIAELIDTPQYPVTASFPVELGYSYNTLSATENGNPLYWDPAVADELTDGMTVPPTTLSLWMRPHRWEPGAEEEQVALKVHFDLKAMLDLPEAIMSDNTLILHEPVRPGDVISHHQVLRSVSEPKTTKLGTGRFWSIDIVYTNQDGVLVGIESYTGFGYRRHEEAGQ
- a CDS encoding acyl-CoA dehydrogenase family protein — encoded protein: MLNLDFSEEQDMLRDMVRGVCAQLSPLEKVRELEDDPDGIARELWEQLGELGITGLMLPEEFGGSGMSLIEGVVVYEELGRSLAPVPHFVSCVLSAGAILAGGSDEQKAALLPGLAGGETIITPAWLEPENGYSPKGVQATATIDGDDVVLNGSKMHVYFAAAADQLLVLARTGDAPTDVDLFLVPTATPGVTLEQRMSISSDTQYRVEFADVRVPVANRIGAAGSGWATWDDVMLEAVILASAQAMGGADYALEITAQYSKDREQFDKALAEFQAISHNLADARTELDGGKILVYEAAWAQSRGADISRLAPMAKLFTGTVYRDLTAMAQQVFGGVGFTLEYDIQLYFRRAKQLQISWWDIATCEDRIADSVLA
- the ybaK gene encoding Cys-tRNA(Pro) deacylase, whose product is MTPAIDLLRSLGIAHSIDEYEHDPAHPSYGAEAAEALGVDATSVFKTLLVTLDDGTHAVGIVPVGARLDLKAIAAAAGAKKAVMTEPAVAERRTGYVIGGISPFGQKQPSATFVDEWATALEIVHCSGGRRGLEVGVAPSAFVAALGATFAPIAVW
- a CDS encoding HD-GYP domain-containing protein — its product is MSAPPRTSATGGSAESQAASLDERAWTARPGLARLLRFVMFVGPMVGGFVAVGAAMRIVDRPDGLVPSSVWLVLLIGVSAAGAHVVQTMTMRLAPLTTLFKLSLVFPDEAPSRFSVALRGGTSRRLQERTTSAGPEQVAAEHLLALVADLAGHDRSTRGHSERVRAYSVMLGEQIGLSKADLDKLNWAALIHDVGKLHVPPEILNKPGRPTDDEWTLLRGHPGAAAQHVEALRPWLGDWVDAAMQHHERVDGGGYPAGLRGEEISLAGRLVAIADAFDVMTAPRSYKVPLPHEQARAELLRCAGSQFDPVLVRSFLRISLGRTRWTAGPLGWLSHFPEIVRTPLVAAASTGQVAVAAAAVTVAAATGVVPSSSPAPSQPAAERVVEESLAIDSAMPSDEGRPVGVVTTTSIESSEAPDAIQPEVDVDDAASVPATTESTPSSGPVDTPDESTTTLPGSSTTTPTTTTTTTTTTTTTTTTTTTTTTTTAPMVLAADDAYAITKITTTLRVLDNDDFGSGSADVLTLEVSGGVHHGVVTVVGRNLMYVVNDGETTGLESFSYSICAVGGGCDTAAVTLTVDLD
- a CDS encoding CoA transferase; amino-acid sequence: MRLGDIVNPQDPGQPQPLAGVRILAAEQMAALPYATQLLARLGADVVKVEHPTTGDSGRGSVPFIEDPQGRKVGATFLRNNFNKRSVAIDLKAPEGVELFLDLAPRFDIVCENFKAGTADRLGIGYEAVSARHPEVVYLSVSGFGNDPASPYMHRAAYAAVVEGMSGIYEYKRRPGRRPMANPVGALGDISSALFGVIGILAALRHRDMTGHGQYIDIAMLDATMAMTDIVSNFYSMGIPDEASSGVGIVETFEAGEGNFVLQIVREHHFEKVAELTGNAEWLSDPRFASRAGWAEHFDTVIRPGVERWAADKSNREAVAILSGEGIAAGESNSSREIVEDEHVAVRHMLVEMPRDDGGDPVLVPGNPVKMSRTQEGPETRVPWLGEHTDEVLAEELGLDADRLAALRAAGITT
- the tpx gene encoding thiol peroxidase encodes the protein MAEITLGGNPIHTNGDLPAVGSPAPAYTLTKADFSTVSSADLAGQQVILNIFPSIDTGVCATSVRTFNERAAGLDATVLCVSADLPPAAGRFCGAEGIDNVSTGSTFKNPEVLDAFGVRMTDGKLEGLAARAVVVIGADGNVAHAELVPEIAQEPDYDAAISALS
- a CDS encoding CaiB/BaiF CoA-transferase family protein; this encodes MTTPALDGIRVLDFASVGPGARASRMLSDYGAEVVKLGPTPKDGAKQIVPPYYAYSGHRLMRRGLLDLKAEAGREAYLALARDADVVLESFRPGVVDRLGIGYEATRAVNEKIVYCSTSGFGQSGPQSGWAGHDVNYLAVSGYLDCTGRRADGSPPLPGATVADIAAGGMHAVMAIMAALLRRERTGVGELLDVSIADGAFGLMSLYVDEYLATGTEPGPGHYILTGRYACYEIYTCADGRHLSVGAIEPAFWRNLCRELGLEQYDDAQMEDALQDEIRAAFAAVFATKTRDEWADRLGPADCCVAPVNTVAEAVDDAQYVARGMVVEAEHATEGVFRQTGPVWAGTTQPDGPYPVRDGAATDTAELLAQAGYEPAAIDELLQNGVIA
- a CDS encoding acyl-CoA dehydrogenase family protein — encoded protein: MDFEFTPEQQQFAIDVKEFLDANDDPDVFDVTRENMAQIVDTPKRRAFMKSLGHKGWLGITWPEEYGGTDGEGVYEYILNEQLAGRGGPQIGKGVGIIGKTLIAHGSQKLKDEFLPKILENDVEFAVGYSEPNAGSDAASMRLKAERVTSDAGEDGWLLNGQKTWTTSAHFAEWYWVGARTDPDNKHMGITLMLVPLDQEGITINGIWTMGDERTNEVWFDDVFVSDDYVVGQVNYGFRYISQALDLERFTMFTMSPILQRLELLTDYVKTAVRDGEPLRDDPKVRARLARLHTEAEVARVMGLKFVAEAVKVEYLVKAGKPYQPPTVEASEYKLFATELSKRLADAAMDIGGPGSQLRVKTEDAPMKGRSESTYRYTVIDTIGGGSSEIQKNIIARRAMGLPKNF